The proteins below are encoded in one region of Misgurnus anguillicaudatus chromosome 24, ASM2758022v2, whole genome shotgun sequence:
- the c24h7orf78 gene encoding putative uncharacterized protein C7orf78 homolog isoform X1 has protein sequence MNFSKHLDTATSVDTSKKMPYSVSQNLISSRSYGYIPPKPAVCPDPWSIKAPDFTPKLYRSMGLPQINGKNIQLVKSKDNLEDKPIFKENINILSTSMFPELEQKRCKAKPFITRYKPPDSLESKLLFVRAGKNPLGPYKDPKPHNFRPCAEGKPDIITTLEKDPGSLIFKSQYLRTVTESQPELNISQRDKMSRMDTFRPADLQWDPRLILPKMPWPPKSASYTRHRRRRGAYSALMDRIEEKLNNSWRK, from the exons ATGAATTTTTCCAAGCATTTGGATACTGCTACATCTGTGGACACCAGTAAAAAGATGCCTTACTCTGTAAGCCAAAACTTGATCTCAAGTCGGAGTTATGGATACATCCCACCCAAACCAGCAGTTTGCCCTGATCCATGGAGCATTAAAGCACCTGACTTCACCCCAAAATTGTACAGATCTATGGGTTTGCCGCAAATCAATGGAAAAAATATTCAGCTTGTTAAATCCAAAGATAACCTGGAAGATAAACCCATCTTCAAGGAAAATATCAATATATTGTCTACTTCAATGTTTCCTGAACTTGAGCAAAAGAGATGTAAAGCAAAGCCATTTATCACACGCTACAAGCCCCCAGACTCACTAGAATCAAAGTTGTTATTTGTGAGAGCAGGGAAGAATCCTCTGGGGCCATACAAAGATCCAAAGCCTCATAACTTTAGACCT TGTGCTGAAGGAAAGCCAGATATAATCACTACTTTGGAAAAGGATCCTGGGAGTTTGATCTTTAAATCTCAGTACCTAAGAACAG TCACAGAAAGCCAACCTGAACTGAACATTTCTCAAAGAGACAAAATGAGCAGAATGGACACTTTCAGACCTGCTGATCTTCAATGGGATCCAAGGTTAATTCTACCAAAGATGCCATGGCcaccaaaatccgcatcttatACA AGACATCGGCGCAGAAGAGGTGCATATAGTGCCTTAATGGACAGAATTGAGGAAAAGCTGAACAACTCCTGGAGAAAATAA
- the c24h7orf78 gene encoding putative uncharacterized protein C7orf78 homolog isoform X2, translated as MNFSKHLDTATSVDTSKKMPYSVSQNLISSRSYGYIPPKPAVCPDPWSIKAPDFTPKLYRSMGLPQINGKNIQLVKSKDNLEDKPIFKENINILSTSMFPELEQKRCKAKPFITRYKPPDSLESKLLFVRAGKNPLGPYKDPKPHNFRPCAEGKPDIITTLEKDPGSLIFKSQYLRTESQPELNISQRDKMSRMDTFRPADLQWDPRLILPKMPWPPKSASYTRHRRRRGAYSALMDRIEEKLNNSWRK; from the exons ATGAATTTTTCCAAGCATTTGGATACTGCTACATCTGTGGACACCAGTAAAAAGATGCCTTACTCTGTAAGCCAAAACTTGATCTCAAGTCGGAGTTATGGATACATCCCACCCAAACCAGCAGTTTGCCCTGATCCATGGAGCATTAAAGCACCTGACTTCACCCCAAAATTGTACAGATCTATGGGTTTGCCGCAAATCAATGGAAAAAATATTCAGCTTGTTAAATCCAAAGATAACCTGGAAGATAAACCCATCTTCAAGGAAAATATCAATATATTGTCTACTTCAATGTTTCCTGAACTTGAGCAAAAGAGATGTAAAGCAAAGCCATTTATCACACGCTACAAGCCCCCAGACTCACTAGAATCAAAGTTGTTATTTGTGAGAGCAGGGAAGAATCCTCTGGGGCCATACAAAGATCCAAAGCCTCATAACTTTAGACCT TGTGCTGAAGGAAAGCCAGATATAATCACTACTTTGGAAAAGGATCCTGGGAGTTTGATCTTTAAATCTCAGTACCTAAGAACAG AAAGCCAACCTGAACTGAACATTTCTCAAAGAGACAAAATGAGCAGAATGGACACTTTCAGACCTGCTGATCTTCAATGGGATCCAAGGTTAATTCTACCAAAGATGCCATGGCcaccaaaatccgcatcttatACA AGACATCGGCGCAGAAGAGGTGCATATAGTGCCTTAATGGACAGAATTGAGGAAAAGCTGAACAACTCCTGGAGAAAATAA
- the arl4aa gene encoding ADP-ribosylation factor-like 4aa → MGNGISEQPNFLSNLPFGNAPHITILGLDSAGKTTVLYRLQFNEFVNTVPTKGFNAEKVKVHLGDSQTVTFHFWDVGGQEKLRPLWKSYTRCTDGIMYVVDSLDAERMEEAKTELYKIARSSENQGVPVLIIANKQDLRQALSLSQIETMLALNELGPGTPWHLQPTCAIIGDGLREGLERLYDMILKRRKMLKQQKKKK, encoded by the coding sequence ATGGGGAACGGAATATCAGAGCAACCCAACTTTCTATCCAATCTTCCATTCGGTAATGCTCCACACATCACCATCCTGGGCCTGGACTCTGCAGGCAAAACTACCGTGCTGTACCGTCTCCAGTTCAACGAGTTTGTCAACACTGTACCCACCAAAGGTTTCAATGCAGAAAAAGTCAAAGTACATTTGGGAGACTCGCAAACAGTGACGTTTCACTTCTGGGACGTCGGCGGCCAGGAAAAGCTGCGTCCTCTGTGGAAGTCTTACACGCGGTGCACGGATGGTATCATGTATGTTGTGGACTCTCTGGACGCAGAGAGAATGGAAGAGGCCAAAACTGAACTTTACAAAATCGCCCGTTCCTCTGAGAATCAAGGTGTGCCCGTGTTGATTATTGCTAACAAGCAGGACTTGAGACAGGCTCTGTCGCTTTCACAGATAGAGACCATGCTGGCGTTAAATGAACTGGGACCCGGCACTCCGTGGCACCTGCAGCCCACCTGCGCCATCATTGGTGACGGTCTCAGAGAAGGACTAGAACGACTTTATGACATGATCTTGAAAAGAAGGAAGATGCTCAAACagcaaaagaagaaaaaatag